In one Echinicola marina genomic region, the following are encoded:
- a CDS encoding diacylglycerol/lipid kinase family protein, whose amino-acid sequence MQTDKETTYKVLKKKRVIHFIINPISGKGNNFLDKVLLQGIFPESKYELIIKITGHLGHASELALGSISEAADVIVACGGDGTINEIASCLIGHNIPLGIIPLGSGNGLASNLGIPSQVDKALKILSNGTIREIDVGRINEKYFFSNMGIGFDAALIAHYNQLNRRQLRGYFTALISTLKTYNSTGNINITLNGKNFTVDPFLLFISNSNRMGYGFTLTPNASLSDGKLDMVLVKKLSKFQMFLLSLFTVTKSIKVMKSVNYQLIDQIEINANNNLFQYQIDGELISERVRKLNISLASEKLTVLVPNN is encoded by the coding sequence TTGCAAACAGATAAAGAAACTACATATAAAGTATTGAAAAAGAAGCGAGTAATCCATTTTATCATTAATCCAATTTCAGGTAAAGGGAATAATTTTTTGGATAAAGTTCTGCTACAGGGAATATTTCCAGAGTCAAAATATGAGCTTATTATTAAAATCACAGGCCATCTTGGGCATGCTTCTGAATTGGCCCTTGGCTCCATTTCAGAAGCTGCAGATGTCATTGTGGCCTGTGGCGGGGACGGCACTATCAATGAAATAGCCTCTTGCCTGATAGGACATAATATACCATTGGGCATTATACCTTTAGGTTCGGGCAATGGTCTGGCATCCAATCTTGGCATACCATCACAAGTGGATAAGGCCCTGAAAATCCTCTCCAATGGCACAATAAGAGAAATTGATGTTGGCAGAATCAATGAGAAATATTTCTTTAGTAATATGGGGATTGGCTTTGATGCAGCTTTGATAGCCCATTATAACCAACTTAACAGAAGGCAATTAAGAGGATATTTTACGGCATTGATCAGCACCTTGAAAACCTATAATTCAACGGGGAATATTAATATTACCCTGAATGGTAAAAACTTCACTGTAGACCCTTTTTTACTGTTTATTTCTAATTCCAACAGAATGGGGTATGGCTTTACACTTACCCCAAATGCTAGTTTAAGTGATGGGAAATTGGATATGGTTTTAGTGAAAAAGTTGTCCAAATTTCAAATGTTCTTATTAAGTTTATTTACGGTCACAAAAAGTATCAAGGTCATGAAATCAGTAAATTACCAACTGATTGATCAAATTGAAATTAATGCCAATAACAATCTATTTCAATACCAAATTGACGGTGAACTGATATCCGAAAGGGTGAGAAAATTAAATATATCCTTAGCTTCTGAAAAGCTGACAGTCTTAGTCCCCAATAATTGA
- a CDS encoding porin family protein yields MKTVFLRVFFSKVLLSLASVQYAKSQAMLLVLLFGDNAATENFFFSIEGGVNFAYLPGMDGRLSLQPNFGVGVNMKMNDHWYFVPQFKPVSRKGQKLVNVNNPFPEALNAAIKTSETSLRMNYLDIPLMFRYGYNDKVFLSAGPQISFLLDAKAITEGETNNDGEFKYAKNVKNELNKIDFSFPIEVGYTLVGLNKGNGLDLKLRYAHGFAEVFSEGTGRSATNSVVQLIVGFPYLKSPKPAVE; encoded by the coding sequence ATGAAGACAGTATTTTTAAGAGTTTTTTTTAGCAAAGTTCTGCTTTCTTTGGCTTCAGTCCAATATGCCAAATCCCAAGCCATGCTACTGGTGCTTTTATTTGGGGATAATGCGGCAACAGAAAATTTCTTTTTCAGTATTGAAGGAGGAGTAAATTTTGCATATTTGCCTGGAATGGATGGGAGACTGAGTCTACAGCCTAATTTTGGAGTTGGGGTAAATATGAAAATGAATGACCATTGGTACTTTGTGCCTCAGTTCAAACCAGTCTCCCGAAAAGGGCAAAAATTAGTAAATGTCAACAATCCATTTCCAGAAGCCTTGAATGCAGCTATCAAGACATCAGAAACTTCACTTCGAATGAACTATTTGGATATTCCACTGATGTTCAGATATGGATATAATGATAAGGTCTTTTTATCTGCTGGGCCACAGATAAGTTTTTTATTGGATGCAAAAGCGATCACAGAGGGTGAAACGAATAATGATGGTGAGTTCAAATATGCTAAAAATGTCAAAAATGAGTTAAATAAAATAGATTTTAGTTTTCCTATTGAAGTTGGATATACACTTGTCGGCCTCAATAAAGGAAATGGTTTGGACTTAAAATTAAGATATGCCCATGGTTTTGCAGAAGTTTTCTCGGAAGGAACAGGAAGGTCTGCAACCAACTCGGTTGTCCAATTGATCGTTGGATTCCCCTATCTTAAATCCCCAAAACCAGCCGTAGAATAA
- a CDS encoding carboxypeptidase-like regulatory domain-containing protein produces MKNISIEEFLKKTSQAQDFFFSYNSHIIPKDSLISFPAYSGNISGALLKALGPKYEFIETPGYIVIRYAPNKLYLDEGIDSQQGNSWLITGQIRDLGSDELIAYASVYERSMLAASMTDKNGYFELKLKNPDKSVLLTISKEHYRDTTFMLLPPFDIAAKRKNPKYKFYPTAENGERVEETYLGRMFTGFKQRMQGLNIGGFFAEVPVQVSLVPAVSTHGMMNNQTVNNASINIFGGYSGGVNGVELAGLFNINRKNVDYLQVAGLFNLVGGNTKGVQLAGLANIVLENSSGFQASGLFNTSENVKGFQLAGLINQSKSLEGWQIAGLSNHSSEEAGTQLSGLVNKGKNVTGWQITSLLNVADSSNYPIAFINLIKSGEKTISLSFDESQVLQVIFRSGGTYTYGLLGLGNSLLANSNSLVFDAGLGYHLIKTKTFHTNTELVSRSSIGPHGKNYFSFSIKLLPALNLGQSFRFYMGPSINYGSYENVNWKVPGWEIQREPRDDGFHAIFCGLGAGIQIIL; encoded by the coding sequence ATGAAAAACATTAGCATTGAGGAATTTCTCAAAAAAACCTCCCAAGCTCAGGATTTTTTCTTTTCCTATAATAGCCATATCATCCCAAAAGATAGCTTAATCAGTTTCCCTGCATATTCAGGTAATATCAGCGGAGCATTATTAAAGGCTTTAGGGCCAAAATATGAGTTTATTGAGACACCTGGGTATATTGTGATTCGTTATGCTCCCAACAAATTATACCTCGATGAGGGCATCGACTCGCAGCAGGGAAATTCCTGGCTGATCACGGGGCAAATAAGAGATCTAGGAAGTGATGAATTGATCGCCTATGCCAGTGTCTATGAACGAAGCATGCTAGCCGCTTCCATGACGGATAAAAATGGCTATTTCGAGCTGAAGCTTAAAAACCCAGATAAATCAGTCTTGTTGACCATCAGTAAGGAACATTACAGGGATACTACCTTTATGCTTTTGCCTCCTTTTGATATTGCTGCCAAAAGGAAAAATCCCAAATACAAATTTTACCCCACTGCTGAAAATGGAGAGCGTGTTGAGGAAACCTACTTGGGTAGAATGTTTACGGGTTTCAAACAAAGGATGCAGGGACTCAATATAGGAGGATTTTTTGCTGAGGTCCCCGTACAGGTTTCCTTGGTGCCTGCAGTAAGCACCCATGGTATGATGAATAATCAAACCGTAAACAATGCCTCTATTAATATTTTTGGCGGTTATTCCGGAGGAGTTAATGGTGTAGAATTGGCTGGTTTATTTAATATCAATCGAAAAAATGTAGATTATTTACAAGTAGCGGGTCTTTTCAATTTGGTAGGAGGAAATACCAAAGGTGTCCAGTTAGCTGGCTTAGCCAATATTGTTTTGGAAAACAGCAGTGGATTCCAAGCCTCAGGTCTTTTCAATACCAGTGAAAATGTAAAGGGATTTCAATTGGCAGGCTTGATCAACCAATCAAAGTCCCTAGAAGGATGGCAAATAGCAGGCTTAAGCAATCATAGTTCTGAAGAAGCCGGCACGCAACTGTCGGGCTTGGTTAATAAAGGAAAAAATGTGACAGGATGGCAAATTACAAGTTTATTGAATGTCGCAGATAGTAGTAATTATCCCATAGCTTTTATCAATCTCATCAAATCTGGTGAAAAAACAATTTCATTGTCATTTGATGAAAGCCAAGTCCTTCAAGTCATCTTTAGATCAGGGGGTACCTACACTTATGGGCTTCTGGGATTAGGAAATTCATTGTTAGCCAACAGCAACTCATTGGTGTTTGATGCTGGACTGGGTTACCATCTGATAAAAACCAAGACTTTTCATACCAATACGGAATTGGTATCTAGAAGCTCCATTGGCCCACATGGAAAAAATTATTTCAGTTTCTCCATAAAACTCCTTCCGGCTTTGAATTTAGGTCAGTCTTTCAGGTTTTATATGGGGCCTTCCATAAATTATGGATCTTATGAAAATGTAAATTGGAAAGTCCCTGGCTGGGAGATTCAGCGCGAACCCAGAGATGATGGCTTCCATGCTATTTTTTGTGGTTTAGGAGCAGGCATCCAAATTATTTTATAG
- a CDS encoding ABC transporter ATP-binding protein: MIELKIQKALRSGDQEMLLDLDISINTGEFVAFYGESGSGKTSTLRIISGLLEADTGSIYVDDTCWWDKATKINIKPAKRNIGYVFQDYALFPHMSAYENLEFALSKNHDKAIIEELITIMDLEPILSLKPAMLSGGQKQRVALARALVNQPKILLLDEPLSALDNVMRLRLQDYLLKIHRKYQLTTILISHDIGEIIKLSQKVFEFQKGKIIRSGNPKELFTHGKNSAKFQFTGEVIEISQEEVVGILSVLIGQDIVKVVCDLTELKDFKIGDKVMVGSKAFNPIIHKI; the protein is encoded by the coding sequence ATGATCGAATTAAAGATCCAAAAAGCTTTGCGTTCGGGAGATCAAGAAATGTTACTGGATTTGGATATTTCCATTAACACGGGAGAATTTGTGGCCTTCTATGGAGAATCGGGATCAGGAAAGACATCTACGCTTAGGATAATCAGTGGCTTGTTGGAAGCGGATACTGGCAGTATATATGTAGATGACACTTGCTGGTGGGACAAAGCAACCAAAATCAATATAAAACCGGCCAAACGCAATATAGGCTACGTCTTTCAAGACTATGCGCTTTTTCCCCATATGTCAGCCTATGAGAATTTGGAATTTGCACTTTCCAAAAATCATGATAAAGCTATCATTGAAGAACTGATAACCATTATGGATCTTGAGCCAATTTTGAGCCTTAAGCCAGCTATGCTATCAGGTGGACAAAAACAACGCGTGGCCCTGGCCCGTGCCTTGGTCAATCAACCTAAAATACTTCTACTTGATGAGCCGTTATCTGCTTTGGATAATGTCATGCGCCTACGACTTCAGGATTATTTATTGAAAATCCACCGAAAATACCAGTTGACGACGATTTTGATCAGTCATGATATAGGCGAAATCATCAAGCTTTCCCAAAAAGTATTCGAATTCCAAAAGGGAAAAATCATACGATCTGGTAATCCTAAGGAGTTATTTACTCATGGTAAGAACAGTGCTAAGTTTCAATTTACAGGGGAGGTAATTGAGATTTCTCAAGAGGAGGTAGTAGGAATCCTCTCAGTTCTAATCGGACAAGATATCGTAAAGGTGGTTTGTGATCTAACTGAATTAAAGGATTTTAAGATTGGCGACAAGGTAATGGTAGGCTCCAAAGCTTTTAATCCCATTATTCACAAAATCTAA
- a CDS encoding FecR family protein translates to MNDSKLIKYLLQETDEMENREIQQWIDADLNHQKQYERIRMIWEKSLLPSASKQIDVEKAWLDFTSRKNRKRPFLTKQLFLKPWLGIAASVGLAFIASCVIYILFMSPDNKLISNLNLETTNKSLSHTVFDGSIITLNKDTKLSFNQSLINTNRKVNLYDGEAFFQVERNEHRPFEVNIGAAKVTVLGTSFNIKKQEEEIEVILKSGAVKVDYKGKVYKMKPGDKLFIDLTKGLLTMSPVKDQLYNYYVGDYFEAKETPLWRIVEILNQAYDANIIIANERLRNLPLTTTFSNNSLENNLEVLKATFGLQILREPNRILIK, encoded by the coding sequence ATGAATGACAGCAAACTTATAAAATATCTGTTGCAGGAAACTGATGAGATGGAGAACAGGGAAATTCAGCAGTGGATTGACGCTGACCTAAACCATCAAAAGCAGTATGAACGCATTCGAATGATATGGGAAAAAAGTCTACTTCCATCAGCTTCCAAACAAATTGATGTGGAAAAAGCATGGTTAGATTTCACAAGCAGAAAAAATAGAAAGCGCCCTTTTTTGACTAAGCAGCTCTTTCTAAAACCATGGTTAGGGATAGCTGCTTCGGTAGGTTTGGCTTTCATTGCGTCATGTGTAATCTATATCCTTTTCATGTCTCCTGACAATAAACTGATCTCCAACTTAAATTTAGAAACAACCAATAAATCCCTATCCCATACAGTTTTTGATGGCTCTATTATTACCTTAAATAAGGATACTAAATTATCTTTTAACCAATCTCTTATAAATACTAATAGAAAGGTAAATCTGTATGATGGAGAAGCCTTTTTCCAAGTGGAAAGAAATGAACACAGGCCTTTTGAAGTAAATATTGGAGCAGCCAAAGTTACCGTATTGGGTACCTCATTCAATATAAAAAAACAAGAAGAGGAAATTGAAGTGATCTTGAAATCAGGAGCTGTAAAGGTAGATTATAAAGGAAAAGTTTATAAGATGAAACCCGGTGATAAGCTTTTTATAGATCTCACAAAGGGTTTGTTGACCATGTCCCCTGTAAAGGATCAATTGTACAATTATTATGTTGGTGATTATTTTGAGGCCAAAGAAACCCCCCTTTGGAGAATAGTAGAAATATTGAACCAAGCTTATGATGCCAATATTATCATTGCCAATGAGCGTTTGCGAAATTTACCATTAACCACTACCTTCAGTAACAATTCTCTTGAGAATAACCTTGAAGTGCTAAAAGCTACCTTTGGTCTACAAATTCTAAGAGAACCGAATAGGATCCTCATCAAATAA
- the modA gene encoding molybdate ABC transporter substrate-binding protein yields MKSFLAPLFLLLSLFACQNPSSSHLSIATAANMQYAMDKLVERFEEETGFECEIILGSSGKLTAQIMEGAPYDILVSADINYPRTVHEAGFAHQAPKVYALGKLVLWSMNEKFKPDIEALSNLEIKHIALANPKTAPYGKAAMEFIKNRGLEQHLADKLVYGESISQCNQFILSGSAEMGFTAKSVVLSPQLKDKGHWMSIDPAMYSPIEQAVVLLKSSPEKMNMAVKFYEFLSSKTAKSILLDYGYDVP; encoded by the coding sequence ATGAAAAGCTTTCTAGCGCCACTATTTTTACTGTTGTCCCTTTTTGCATGTCAAAATCCATCAAGCAGCCATCTTAGTATTGCGACTGCAGCGAACATGCAATATGCTATGGATAAACTGGTCGAAAGATTTGAAGAAGAAACGGGCTTTGAATGTGAAATTATTCTTGGTTCATCAGGAAAATTAACTGCTCAAATTATGGAAGGGGCACCTTATGACATATTGGTGTCTGCAGATATAAATTATCCAAGGACAGTCCATGAAGCAGGTTTTGCCCATCAAGCTCCTAAGGTTTATGCCCTTGGCAAATTGGTTCTTTGGAGCATGAATGAAAAATTTAAGCCGGATATTGAAGCGCTATCCAATCTTGAAATCAAGCACATCGCTTTGGCCAATCCAAAAACAGCTCCTTATGGAAAAGCCGCCATGGAATTCATTAAAAACAGAGGATTGGAGCAGCATTTGGCGGACAAGTTGGTCTATGGCGAATCCATTTCCCAATGTAACCAATTTATATTATCAGGTTCTGCAGAGATGGGCTTTACTGCTAAATCGGTAGTTTTATCACCCCAGTTAAAGGATAAAGGACATTGGATGAGCATAGATCCTGCGATGTATTCCCCCATCGAGCAGGCAGTGGTTTTACTTAAATCAAGTCCTGAAAAAATGAATATGGCAGTGAAATTTTATGAATTCTTATCTTCTAAGACGGCCAAGAGTATTTTATTGGACTATGGTTATGATGTTCCATAA
- a CDS encoding RNA polymerase sigma-70 factor, whose amino-acid sequence MGYATELDLEQASIIDEKVFEKTFKGYFQGLHAYASVLLKDGDEAEEIVQNVFLKLWEKREKIQIESSLKAYLYQMVYRDSMNALRHEKVKHKHQNITKYQSASAPILKDEGHDAELMENLKRALESLPEKCRKVFLLSRYESLKYQEIADRLGVSVKTVEAHMGKALKHLRVELADFLPILLFLFTNI is encoded by the coding sequence GTGGGATACGCTACAGAGCTTGATTTGGAACAAGCGTCAATCATTGATGAGAAAGTATTCGAAAAGACTTTTAAAGGTTATTTTCAGGGCCTTCATGCCTATGCCTCTGTCCTCCTTAAGGATGGTGATGAAGCAGAAGAGATCGTCCAAAATGTCTTTTTGAAGTTATGGGAAAAAAGAGAAAAAATTCAAATAGAGAGCTCTCTTAAAGCTTATTTGTACCAAATGGTATATAGAGATAGCATGAATGCCCTGAGACATGAGAAAGTGAAACATAAACACCAAAATATTACAAAGTATCAATCTGCCTCTGCCCCAATACTGAAGGATGAAGGCCATGACGCTGAACTGATGGAAAACTTAAAACGCGCTTTAGAATCCTTGCCGGAGAAATGTCGGAAAGTATTTTTACTCAGCCGATATGAATCATTGAAATACCAGGAAATTGCTGATCGCCTAGGCGTATCAGTCAAAACAGTAGAAGCGCATATGGGGAAAGCATTGAAACATTTGAGGGTGGAACTGGCAGATTTTCTACCTATCCTATTATTCCTGTTTACAAATATATAA
- a CDS encoding MBL fold metallo-hydrolase — translation MTIHPQFGASVRKTDLENFKNSPQWNGKKFQNLSTTTMNVSLKTLPKLLKENFTNTADRMPHQSLTVMGLDEKAFMADEESPKFVWYGHSVLLMRLKGKNILIDPMFGDNASPIAPFKTKRFSENTLSIIDTLPDIDAVFITHDHYDHIDYKSLLKLIPKVNNWFVALGVSRHLEKWGLDAAKIQEFDWWNEGEFEEVSFAFTPSRHFSGRGAFDRAKSLWGGWVFKTSDHSIYWSGDGGYDHHFTKVGDKYGPFDIMFVECGQYNEHWHQIHLYPEEAVKAVMDANANIAVPVHWGGFSLAPHHWKDPISRFEIEALEQKQAHFTPSLGQVFGFDDMNSPNPWWKNID, via the coding sequence ATGACCATTCATCCGCAATTTGGAGCTTCTGTGAGAAAGACCGACTTGGAGAACTTCAAAAATTCCCCACAATGGAATGGAAAGAAATTTCAAAATCTCTCCACTACCACCATGAATGTCAGCCTTAAGACCCTTCCCAAATTATTAAAAGAAAATTTCACCAATACTGCCGACAGAATGCCCCATCAATCTTTGACCGTTATGGGATTGGATGAGAAAGCATTTATGGCAGATGAAGAATCACCCAAATTTGTTTGGTATGGTCATTCTGTATTGTTGATGCGGCTAAAAGGAAAAAACATTCTGATAGACCCCATGTTTGGAGACAATGCCTCTCCTATTGCCCCCTTCAAAACCAAAAGGTTCAGTGAAAACACACTTTCCATCATCGATACATTACCTGACATAGATGCGGTTTTTATCACGCACGACCACTATGATCATATCGATTACAAAAGCCTTCTAAAACTCATTCCAAAAGTAAATAACTGGTTTGTAGCACTAGGAGTGTCCAGACATTTGGAGAAATGGGGATTGGATGCCGCTAAAATCCAAGAATTCGATTGGTGGAATGAAGGTGAATTTGAAGAAGTATCCTTTGCTTTTACTCCTTCCAGGCATTTCTCTGGCAGAGGAGCCTTTGATCGGGCCAAATCCCTTTGGGGAGGCTGGGTATTCAAAACATCCGATCACAGTATCTACTGGAGCGGTGATGGCGGCTATGACCATCACTTCACTAAGGTGGGTGATAAATATGGTCCTTTTGATATTATGTTCGTGGAATGTGGCCAATATAATGAACATTGGCACCAGATTCATTTATATCCGGAAGAAGCGGTCAAAGCAGTAATGGATGCCAATGCCAATATAGCTGTTCCTGTCCATTGGGGAGGCTTTTCATTGGCTCCACATCACTGGAAAGACCCAATCAGCCGCTTTGAAATTGAAGCATTAGAGCAGAAGCAAGCACATTTTACCCCTTCTCTTGGGCAAGTTTTTGGATTTGATGATATGAATAGTCCAAATCCCTGGTGGAAGAATATCGATTAA
- the modB gene encoding molybdate ABC transporter permease subunit, whose amino-acid sequence MNLAPLILTLQLALVTTLVLFVLAIPLSYWLSISKSKIKPIIEALVSMPLVLPPTVLGFYLLLAFSPHNTFGAWLDSWFGIRLVFSFTGLVVASCIYSLPFMVQPIQSGLASIPSSFTEAASLLGKSSLSTLFYVLLPNIKPSIITALVLTFAHTVGEFGVVLMIGGNIPGRTKVASIAVYDEVESLNYALANKYSLVLVILSFITLLTVYMINGGHLKRLMR is encoded by the coding sequence ATGAACTTGGCCCCTCTAATATTGACCCTTCAACTGGCATTGGTCACTACTTTGGTACTTTTTGTATTGGCCATTCCACTCTCCTATTGGTTATCAATAAGTAAATCCAAAATCAAACCCATCATAGAGGCTTTGGTAAGTATGCCTTTGGTATTACCCCCTACCGTTTTGGGATTTTACCTATTATTGGCGTTCAGCCCACACAATACTTTTGGGGCTTGGTTGGACAGTTGGTTTGGAATTCGCTTGGTTTTTTCATTTACAGGTTTAGTGGTGGCCTCATGTATTTACAGCTTACCATTTATGGTACAGCCCATCCAATCTGGTTTAGCCAGCATTCCTTCATCTTTCACTGAAGCAGCCAGTTTATTGGGCAAAAGCAGTTTAAGTACACTTTTTTATGTTCTCTTACCCAATATCAAACCATCCATCATTACTGCATTGGTCCTTACCTTTGCCCATACAGTTGGTGAATTCGGCGTAGTGCTGATGATTGGAGGAAATATTCCTGGAAGGACCAAAGTGGCTTCTATAGCCGTTTATGATGAGGTGGAATCACTGAATTACGCATTAGCGAATAAGTATTCCTTAGTTTTGGTAATCCTTTCTTTTATTACCTTATTGACTGTCTATATGATAAATGGAGGCCATTTAAAAAGGTTAATGCGATGA
- a CDS encoding TOBE domain-containing protein, translated as MNQIEGQISSIQSTEHMSLVGLNMGNGIEFQSILLDTVATANYLQMGKRINVLFKETELVIAKEVNINISLENKISGTITEIEKGEILSRIKLDSVLGDLIALVSTLSCDSLSLEVQDQVLAMIKFNEVILSPI; from the coding sequence ATGAATCAAATTGAAGGTCAAATTTCCAGTATCCAGTCAACCGAACATATGTCATTGGTTGGTTTGAATATGGGCAACGGAATTGAATTCCAATCGATATTACTGGACACAGTGGCTACAGCCAATTACCTTCAAATGGGCAAAAGGATAAATGTTCTTTTCAAGGAAACAGAACTGGTTATAGCCAAAGAAGTCAATATCAATATAAGCTTAGAGAACAAAATCTCTGGAACCATTACTGAAATAGAAAAGGGAGAAATTCTTAGTCGAATAAAATTGGACTCCGTGCTGGGTGATTTGATAGCTTTGGTGTCCACGCTTAGTTGCGATAGTTTATCACTTGAAGTGCAAGATCAAGTATTGGCTATGATCAAATTCAACGAAGTAATATTGTCGCCGATATGA